From the genome of Prunus persica cultivar Lovell chromosome G8, Prunus_persica_NCBIv2, whole genome shotgun sequence:
TCCACTGCATGTCTGTAAATTATGCACCAAATCCAAACAGATTGAGAAATATATAGAACAGGGTAACATTTCACAGTTTAATGAGTCTTTCACCTATTTGATGCGATGTGTTAACATTATCTATGGTCAAACTCTCTACAACTTATCCATGGATATAACCATGTTGGTAGGAATATTAATGACTCTTCCACCTATTTTTGGTAATATTGCTCATTATGGTTCATTGGTCTGTAACCATTCATACATTGGAATTATCAAAATAGACGATAAGGAATGAGAGCATCCTTTACCTTAATAAAAACCCATGACGGCATAAATCCTTCACCAAGCACCCATGTCACTAGTTCTTGAACCTCCTGCACCACAACACAAACTGGGCTgactcttttttcttaattaataaatggccaaactcaaatcaaaacttttccaaccaattcacagaaaattaacaatatttcaaaaaaattgggtGATTGAGAATACCCACTTGCAAGTTCAGAGTTGAGTTGGCTTCTGGCGTCTTAAAAACCACCTCTGCTTTACTCTGAAAAGGGAGGAAAAATTATAAGTAATGCACTAGAGTTCATTCTTTATCAAAAGCCACCAGACAGAGCAACTATAAGGCAGGCACAAAAGCATTACTGTTATAAGCTAAAGTTTACTGCATATATGCATAACACTAACACCACAACAATCGAATGCATAGCTATAAACACACCTCTTTCAGATACAAGAATATATGCCCACCTCTATATTTactattttgtttataaaaaaaatttcaatattcaAATGCAATATATCGATCagcaattattattaatcccaaaaccaattcatggccaaacaaagaagaaaagtaaaataaaattgaagagagagaaagagagagagtacttGAGGGCCATAAACATCGAAGAAAGTGGAGCGCTTGCTATCATTTTTGTTGCTGCTGGAGCTAACTTCTTCCTCAGAAACTAAAGCTTCGCATTTATTGAGGGAAGAAGGCATGGCTTCTGTGAAGCTTAACCAATCAACCCCGAGAACacggagagagagggagagagggagagagagggggagagagagagtataaaCCCTTGTATTTTTCTGGGTCAATCCGAGATTAGACCCGACAACCCAATTGTTGAGTTGGGCTGGGCTTGAAATTTGCGAGGGTTGTAGTCCTATCCAGGATAAGGATATCCTTATCCATTGTTAGTATAAAGGCCTATGACACGTTAGTTTGGTCAGCCAAACCGCCCAACACTTAAAAGAAGACTCTGGATTGTACAATTAATCGATTCTACAATTCACACACAGCAGCAGGACGAGCAAGCGAAaaagcaagagagagagagatgtctAGATCATTGGTGCAGCCCGTAGGGCAGAAGAGGCTAACGAACGTGGCGGTGGTGCGTCTGAAAAAGCGCGGCACTCGCTTCGAAATCGCTTGTTACAAGAACAAGGTCCTCTCATGGCGGTCTGGCGTGTAAGCTCTCTTTCTCAACCTctaaaatttgtttaatttaaatgcCAAATTATTGCTAAAGAAGGATTTGCAAGAAGTGCTTTGCTCCCTCAGCATATTTTCCTAGAAGAATTAGAATAATATGCATACACCATTTTTATTGAGAAATATTTATAAACTAGTTTTGAGGTGTTTATCATACAGTCTGTAACATGTTCtatataagtaaatttattcaTGTGTgttgatttatatatataagtctAACTGGAGAAGCAAAATGTTGGGCAGACTTCTGTTGTCAATTGATATTTGTGGATATAAAGGAAACTTGTGTAATGTGTTCTCgttagttattattatttttttttttttaaagaacattttgaatttaatttagtaTCAATGGAGGCATTAATATGTtctaatataaataattcaaGAAAGTGGTTATGTTATATGTTTGGGACAGAGAGAAAGATTTGGATGAAGTGCTACAATCACATACCGTTTACACAAATGTCTCGAAAGGTATTCTTGCCAAGACAAAAGATTTGAACGCTGCATTTGATTCAGATGATCAGACCAAGATTTGTTTGGAGGTCAgtgaaataaatttgtttatgTTATTTATCTGGTCAATTAGCTTTGTAAATGTATGGCTGACCTGTAAGCTTTGTTGTTGTAGATTTTGGACAAAGGAGAGCTTCAAGTGGCTGGGAAGGAGAGGGAATCTCAGTTGTCCAGTCAGTTTCGAGACATTGCCACCATTGTTATGCAGAAAACCTATAATCCCGAAACTCGACGCCCTTACACTATTAGCTTGATTGAGAGTCTAATGCATGAAATTCACTTTGCTGTAGATCCACATCGAGGTTCAAAGAAGCAGGTGTCTGAATTTTTCTTTCGTTGCATCTTACATAAGAATATATAGTTGTATGGAGTTTAATAAATGCCTGTTAGATGTGAATTCAGCCACTTTTATTGATAATTACTGTATTACCTTAAATACCACAAGTAccagggaaaagaaaaggattggTGCATTCTAAATGAGTCTGCCGGTATGAAAATTATGTTGCAGGGTATTGTTGTCTGAAATATAAgcattcatttatttttatgtgtatgtgtgtatgtgtgcaCGTGCATGGTGTTGCTGTTCTGTGaaatatgtgtataatatgtAGACTTGCGTATGTGTGCACATGCGTGCTTGCATGTGGTGTTTCTGTCTGTGGAATATCTGTACAAATATAGGACATATATCTCTCTATTTGTGTGAGGTGCAACGTTTCTGATTTAGGTAATATGGCACATGGTGTTACTATCTGTTGAATATCTATTATACCATTTCTTATGCAGGCTCTGGAAGTTATTCATGAGCTTCAGAAGCACTTCCCGATAAAACGGTCTCCAATGAGATTGCGACTCATAGTACCTGAACAAGAATTTTCATCCCTTTCTGAGAAGCTGACTGCCTGGAATGCTACAATAGTTTCGAAAGATCAAACTGGAAGTCAGATATCTATTGTAAGTctagatattttatttgtctttttcaaattaatttcttaaagtGCAATAGAGACTGGTGTACTTTAAGCATGCTACTTACCGAGTCACGCATATACAATTGCTTATGCAATACTCTTCCATTGTGGGAGTAATCGTGAACTCTTATCGTCTGTTCatcttgtattttattttgtgcaGATTTGTGAATTGGATCCTGGTTTTTATCGTGACTGCGAGGGATTGATGATGAAGTTGCATGGGAGATATGAAGTTCTTGCACTCTCTGTGCATGCTGAGGGTGACACTGTTATTGATCAATACGATGATCATGAGGATGAACCATCGCGCTCGCTCAATGAGTCCTCTGATTTTGacttatcaaagaaaaaagaatctaCTGATTCTGACTTATTGAAAAAGGAGTTGGCTGATCCTATGCTAAAACTGAGCAATGAAATGCAAAAACAGAGCATTTCTACGGGGAAAGGAACTGTTGCATCGGAGGGAAAGCAGAACAAATGCAACACATGCAATGCGTTTGTGGGTGATTCCAAGCAGTACAGGGATCATTTCAAGAGTGAGTGGCACAAGCATAACTTGAAGCGCAAAACCAGACAACTTCCTTCCCTTACTGAAGTTGAGTGTGCGGCTGACATGGAAATGGATGACCATAAGGCGGATTTGAAGGATTATTCCTTTTAATGAACGTCAAtgttaaaatttgaaagcCTGAAATGGTTGGTCACTGATTTACAAAATCTGACAATACACTTCTGGGTTGATTTTGATTAGAGATGATGAATGAATCTGTTTTTACAAGAGATTTGTGTAGAATTATTTACGCTGAAACTTATAATAGAAATTCTTGGCCTATATCTCAAAGCCAATGTATGAGGCAGTGTTCCCTATGGACTGAAAATCCTATGCATCCTTGTATTACAAATTTTTCTCACGTATGTAAATTTCTGTAGCCCATGAAGCCGTTTTAATATAAATCCGTACAAACCCGTTTcagttttctttcaatttctttactGTTGTGAATCTGAGTGTGCGGTCGACTCTCACGACCCGAAAGATAGTAAGGTATGGAATGTGGAAGTTGAGAAATTGGCCAAGACAAGCATTGGGTTCTAAGCCATTTCTTTGTTGTAGAAAGCACAGATTGGTGAGTGGGAAGTGAAAGTATGGTTTTATTTGGTTTGGGTGAATATTTAGTGCACATCAGATTGGTTCGTTGGCTGGACGACCCAGCTTTGGTTGAATCCTTGAACTCTTGGTCAATTTTCCTTGCCTGAGACGCTtgcgtttttttttcttccaccaaagaaaattaatcaaaatatcAGTTATTCATCTGAGCTTTATGCTTTACCCCTTAATCTTTTTTATGTAGAAAATAGTGTGTTATCTCTTTTATCGTGTGTCAAAGATGAATTGGCTCGTCTGTGGCCTGTAGGTGGGATGGGTAAAGAGGTggggaaagagaaaggagagagcTTTGCCGTGAAATGGAACTCAAATGGGTTTCTCGGGTTTTTTTCCCCCCTATACGGGCATGAGTATAATAAGTTATACATTATTAACCATAAGGGGCTTGTAATCCAAGTAGTTAAGAATATGTACACATGCATTCTAGATCCTACGAAAAAAAAGGTATTTCATACGTTTGTCCCTCAGAGTCTCTTATAGTCGAGCAGTTATGTCCTCAGATTTTATGTAGTAAAAGGATTTTCTAGCAAACAGATGTGAGATAGTTGCGATGAAAAAGCTTGAATGGGGAGAAACATTTACGCCTTGACATGGGGGAATAGTTTGGATTAATCCAAAAGATTGAGGTGCAATTTTGGCCCAAGCAGACTTTACAAGTTTGGGTGGCAACGGGTAAGGTTGCCATATGTgacaaattttggaaaatgacaCCTTCATCCCTTTATATGATCGCATATGTGGTAAAATTTGAGAGATCCTCGACTGAAGCTGTGTGTAAGtagtatatatatgatatttcCTTACCAATATATGATATTTCCTTACCAAACAcagatatataatatatttgatTATTGAATCTAATATAATGCACAAGAACATTCCATTTTAATAACAATTCTCCTTCAACCCTCAACTCATAATTGCGCTGCAAGTAATTCAATACATATTATgataaaagcttttttttaGTGCGAGCACAAACACATAAAGCTTGGTTAAACTTGTCATCTTATGGAATGTCcacatttataaataaatctgCAATTTATAGCCAATTTTCATCACCACTCCACAGGTGCACAGTGCAGTCATCCGAACATGAATTATAAGAATTAACACCAACAgtaaaacaaatacatatgATATCAAAAACAACAGTCACTAGTTTAAACCATAATATCAACAACATAATACAAGAAGGTTCATAATATAAGTGCATCCCAGTTATTTTTCagcaaattcataattaagcCATTGAAGCTTAATGTCAGGATCTTTCATGTAAGTGAACATCTCTCTCTTGTCTTCAGATAAAAATAACCGAGTTGCAAACAACCACAATTTGCTACCGGGTTCTGCTCCAGGTAAAGATTGAACTGCTTGCATCACTTCAGGAATGCTACTGCCATGTACACCTTCCTCCAATTTAAAAGTTACAGAACTACTACTGTCAACTGACTCAAGAAGGTGATCAATCTTTTCTGACAATTTCACAGTGCCTCCAACCT
Proteins encoded in this window:
- the LOC18766322 gene encoding ribosome maturation protein SBDS, translating into MSRSLVQPVGQKRLTNVAVVRLKKRGTRFEIACYKNKVLSWRSGVEKDLDEVLQSHTVYTNVSKGILAKTKDLNAAFDSDDQTKICLEILDKGELQVAGKERESQLSSQFRDIATIVMQKTYNPETRRPYTISLIESLMHEIHFAVDPHRGSKKQALEVIHELQKHFPIKRSPMRLRLIVPEQEFSSLSEKLTAWNATIVSKDQTGSQISIICELDPGFYRDCEGLMMKLHGRYEVLALSVHAEGDTVIDQYDDHEDEPSRSLNESSDFDLSKKKESTDSDLLKKELADPMLKLSNEMQKQSISTGKGTVASEGKQNKCNTCNAFVGDSKQYRDHFKSEWHKHNLKRKTRQLPSLTEVECAADMEMDDHKADLKDYSF